GACCTAAGGTGATGTTTGCCACCCACTACCACGAGCTCAACGAAATGGCCGCTACCTTCCCAAGGATCAAAAATTACCATGTGTCGGTGAAAGAAGCGGGCAATAAAGTGATTTTTCTGCGCAAACTGAAAAAGGGCGGCAGCGCCCACTCATTCGGGATCCATGTGGCCGCCATGGCAGGCATGCCCCCCAGGGTGATCGAAAGGGCTAACAAGTTGCTGGCCATGCTCGAAAAATCGCACTCGCAGGAGGCCTTGCAGCAAGCCGGCAACAGCCCCAAAGAAAAAGACGGCATCCAGCTGAGCTTTATTCAGCTCGACGACCCGCTGCTGCTGCAGATTAAAGACGAAATCCTCAATACCAACATCGACACCCTTACGCCGGTCGAAGCTTTGCTGAAGCTTCACGAAATCAAACGCTTGCTTGGAAAGTGAAAAAAAATTCACCCAAACTCTTGCCTGATTCAACGAAATGATGTTACCTTTGCAGCCTCAAAACAGTTCTGCGGAAATAGCTCAGTTGGTAGAGCACGACCTTGCCAAGGTCGGGGTCGCGAGTTCGAGTCTCGTTTTCCGCTCCAGAAATAAAATCCCGATGCCCCCGTCGGGATTTTTTTATAAGCCAGTGCCCGAGTGGTGGAATAGGTAGACACGAAGGACTTAAAATCCTTTGGCCATTGCGGCTGTGCCGGTTCGAGCCCGGCCTCGGGTACAAAAAACCGGGTTCAACCCGGTTTTTTTATGCAATCAGATTTTGGCTATGGGTTTGATCGAAGGGTCGTGCCAGCTTGCATAAGTGGTGTAGGACTTCGAAATACGGATCACTTCACCCTCGAGCAGTGCCGGGTCAATGCTTTTGATTTTTTTGGCCGGCACGCCTGCATATACCGAACCGGGCTCCACCACAGTATCTTTGGAGATTAATGCTCCGGCAGCAATGATGGAGTTGCTGCCGACCACCGCACCATCCATGATAATGGCTCCCATGCCCACAAGCACATTGTCGTGTATGGTGCAGCCATGAACGATGGCATTATGGGCAATGCTCACATTGTTTCCGATTTCGACCGGGGCCTTTTTGTAGGTGCAGTGGATGATGGCCCCGTCCTGTATGTTTACATTGTTTCCGATGCGGATGTAGTGCACATCGCCCCGCACCACCGCGTTGAACCACACGCTGCAGTTGTCGCCCATCACCACATCGCCCACCACTGTGGCGTTCTCAGCAAGGAAACAGTTTTCTCCGAATTTGGGCTCAATGCCGTTGACAGCTCTTACAATTGCCATGATTTCAGTTAGTTTGGTTGTTCTCAGGTTTTGGAAGATAATCAATGTTGTAATGGAGTCCGATGCTTTCGCGTCGCTGTGAGGCAAATTTGGTAATTAGATAGGCTACGTTGATCATGTTTCGTAGCTCACAGATTTCTACTGTCAGTATGGATTTGTCGTAGAGGTCTTCAGTTTCGCGATAGAGAATATCGAGGCGGTCGAGTGCGCGTTTGAGTC
This window of the Bacteroidota bacterium genome carries:
- a CDS encoding gamma carbonic anhydrase family protein, with amino-acid sequence MAIVRAVNGIEPKFGENCFLAENATVVGDVVMGDNCSVWFNAVVRGDVHYIRIGNNVNIQDGAIIHCTYKKAPVEIGNNVSIAHNAIVHGCTIHDNVLVGMGAIIMDGAVVGSNSIIAAGALISKDTVVEPGSVYAGVPAKKIKSIDPALLEGEVIRISKSYTTYASWHDPSIKPIAKI